The Apibacter raozihei genome contains a region encoding:
- the rpsS gene encoding 30S ribosomal protein S19: protein MARSLKKGPYIHYKLSKKVQTNVESGKKVVIKTWSRASMISPDFVGQTFAVHNGKQFVPVYVTENMVGHKLGEFSPTRVFRGHAGNKNKGNR, encoded by the coding sequence ATGGCACGTTCGTTAAAGAAAGGACCTTACATTCACTATAAATTAAGCAAAAAAGTTCAAACTAATGTTGAGTCAGGAAAGAAAGTCGTGATTAAAACTTGGTCTAGAGCATCTATGATTTCTCCGGATTTCGTAGGACAAACTTTCGCAGTACATAACGGTAAACAATTTGTTCCGGTATATGTAACTGAAAATATGGTTGGACATAAGCTAGGAGAGTTTTCTCCAACACGTGTGTTTAGAGGTCATGCAGGTAATAAAAATAAAGGAAATAGATAA
- the rplB gene encoding 50S ribosomal protein L2, protein MSVRKLKPITPGQRFRIVNNFEEITTSKPEKSLLKGAGKSGGRNNTGKMTMRYTGGGHKKRYRDIDFKRNKFGIPATVKSVEYDPNRTAFIALLVYADGEKRYIVAPHGIKVGQKVVSGETVAPEIGNAMKLKSIPLGTVISCIELRPGQGAKMARSAGTSAQLIARDGKYAVLKMPSGETRMILVECLATVGSVSNSDHQLIVSGKAGRSRWLGRRPRTRPVAMNPVDHPMGGGEGRSTGGHPRSRNGKPAKGYKTRSKKKESNRYILQKRK, encoded by the coding sequence ATGTCGGTAAGAAAATTAAAACCTATCACCCCCGGACAAAGATTCAGAATTGTTAACAATTTTGAAGAAATTACTACTTCAAAACCTGAAAAATCTCTATTAAAAGGAGCAGGCAAATCAGGAGGTAGAAACAATACCGGAAAAATGACCATGCGTTATACCGGAGGTGGACACAAGAAACGATACAGAGATATCGATTTCAAAAGAAATAAGTTTGGAATTCCGGCTACTGTTAAATCAGTAGAATATGACCCAAACAGAACGGCATTTATCGCTTTATTGGTATATGCCGACGGAGAAAAACGCTACATTGTGGCTCCACATGGAATTAAAGTGGGGCAAAAAGTCGTTTCAGGAGAAACAGTAGCTCCTGAAATTGGAAACGCAATGAAATTGAAAAGCATACCTTTAGGTACTGTTATTTCCTGCATCGAACTTCGTCCTGGACAAGGAGCTAAAATGGCAAGAAGCGCGGGTACCAGTGCTCAGCTGATAGCAAGAGACGGGAAATATGCCGTTCTTAAAATGCCTTCAGGAGAAACTCGTATGATTTTAGTTGAATGTTTGGCTACCGTAGGATCTGTTTCCAACTCAGACCATCAGTTAATCGTATCTGGTAAAGCAGGTAGAAGCAGATGGTTAGGAAGAAGACCTAGAACAAGACCAGTAGCAATGAACCCTGTAGATCACCCAATGGGAGGTGGTGAAGGTAGATCAACCGGAGGACATCCAAGATCTAGAAACGGTAAGCCTGCAAAAGGATACAAGACTCGTTCTAAAAAGAAAGAATCGAATCGTTATATTTTACAAAAAAGAAAATAA
- the rplW gene encoding 50S ribosomal protein L23 → MSVLVRPIISEKANDVAEKRNRFTFLVNPRASKAEIKRAVEQAYGVQVTAVRTLISAPVVKTKYTKTGLQVAKSNKLKKAMVDVKEGQAIDVFGTI, encoded by the coding sequence ATGTCTGTACTAGTAAGACCTATTATATCAGAAAAAGCAAATGATGTCGCTGAAAAAAGAAATCGCTTTACATTTTTAGTAAATCCCAGAGCGAGCAAAGCAGAGATCAAACGTGCTGTAGAACAAGCCTATGGTGTACAAGTAACTGCAGTAAGGACCCTAATATCTGCCCCTGTAGTGAAAACTAAATACACAAAAACAGGGCTACAGGTAGCAAAATCGAATAAGTTAAAAAAAGCAATGGTTGACGTTAAAGAAGGTCAGGCCATTGATGTATTTGGAACTATATAA
- the rplD gene encoding 50S ribosomal protein L4 — protein sequence MELVVLDKNGKETGRKVSLDETIFAVEPNQHAVYLEVKQFLAAQRQGTHKSKERSELSGSTRKLHRQKGTGGSRKGDIKNPLFKGGARVFGPRPRDYRFKLNKSLKRLAKKSVLSQKIKTNNLKVVEDLKFESPKTKEFIQVIQNLGLANKKTLFVLGEANKFVYLSSRNLQETKVLEFNAVSSYDILRANEVVLFEGSVEKIQENLRK from the coding sequence ATGGAATTAGTAGTACTAGATAAAAACGGAAAAGAAACAGGAAGAAAAGTTTCTTTAGACGAAACAATATTTGCTGTGGAGCCTAATCAACATGCGGTTTACCTTGAGGTAAAACAATTTTTGGCTGCACAGAGACAAGGAACTCATAAGTCCAAAGAAAGATCAGAATTAAGCGGTTCAACCCGTAAATTACACCGTCAGAAAGGAACCGGTGGTTCCAGAAAAGGGGATATCAAAAATCCTTTGTTCAAAGGTGGAGCAAGAGTATTCGGGCCAAGACCAAGAGATTACAGATTTAAATTAAACAAATCTTTAAAAAGGTTAGCTAAAAAATCAGTACTAAGCCAAAAAATAAAAACCAATAATCTTAAAGTAGTTGAAGATTTGAAATTCGAATCACCAAAAACTAAAGAGTTTATTCAGGTAATACAAAACTTAGGATTGGCTAACAAAAAGACTTTGTTTGTATTAGGAGAGGCTAACAAATTTGTATATTTGTCTTCTCGTAATTTGCAGGAAACTAAAGTGTTAGAATTTAATGCAGTAAGCAGTTATGACATTTTAAGAGCGAATGAAGTAGTTTTATTTGAAGGTTCAGTAGAAAAAATTCAAGAAAATTTAAGAAAGTAG
- the rplC gene encoding 50S ribosomal protein L3, with translation MSGIIGKKIGMTSLFDEQGKNIPCTVIEAGPCTVLQVRTKEKDGYKSFQLGFDDRSEKNVGKALLGHFKKAGSTPKRKLVEFHHGFDDLKLGDVVKVNLFSEGEYVDVTGTSKGKGFQGVVKRHGFGGVMQATHGQHNRLRAPGSIGAGSDPSRVFKGMRMAGRMGGNQVTVQNLEVIKVDEEKNLLVVKGAIPGPKNSYVIVRRWN, from the coding sequence ATGTCAGGAATTATTGGTAAAAAAATTGGCATGACCAGTTTGTTTGACGAGCAAGGTAAGAATATTCCTTGTACCGTTATAGAAGCGGGTCCATGTACAGTTTTACAGGTCAGAACCAAAGAGAAAGACGGATATAAAAGCTTTCAATTAGGTTTCGATGACAGAAGTGAAAAAAATGTAGGCAAAGCTCTACTAGGTCACTTCAAAAAGGCAGGATCAACACCAAAAAGAAAATTGGTGGAGTTTCATCATGGATTTGATGATTTGAAATTAGGAGATGTGGTAAAAGTAAATTTATTCTCTGAAGGAGAATACGTAGACGTAACCGGAACATCTAAAGGAAAAGGTTTTCAGGGGGTAGTTAAAAGACACGGATTTGGAGGTGTAATGCAAGCTACTCACGGACAGCACAACCGTTTAAGAGCACCAGGTTCTATTGGTGCAGGTTCAGACCCTTCACGAGTTTTCAAAGGAATGAGAATGGCTGGAAGAATGGGAGGTAATCAGGTTACTGTACAAAATCTAGAGGTAATAAAAGTGGACGAAGAAAAAAATCTTTTAGTAGTAAAAGGTGCAATTCCGGGGCCTAAAAATTCATATGTAATCGTAAGAAGATGGAATTAG